The Rhizobium rhododendri nucleotide sequence TTTATCGCCATCGTCTTCATCGTGGCCATCGCGGTGGCCTTCGCAGTCCTGCGGCTGGTCGCCTGGGGCCTGGCATGGCTCGCAAAGCGCAGTCCGCGCGTCAATTCGCCGGCACTGCGGCTTGCTATCGGCAACATCCACCGGCCGGGCGCGCTGACCGCATCCGTCGTGTTGTCTCTCGGCCTCGGCCTGGCACTGCTGGTGACCTTGACGCTGATCGACAGCAACATGCGGCGCGAACTGACCGGCCACATGGCAGACAGGGCGCCGAACTTCTTCTTCGTCGATATCCAGGGCAGCGAACTCGATGGCTTCAAGACGCTGGTCTCAGCGCAGGCGCCAAAGGGCAAACTGACCGAGGTGCCGATGCTGCGCGGCCGCATCACCGCCTTCAACGGCGAGGACGTTACCAAGCGGCAGGTCCCGCCGGCCGGCCAATGGGTGCTGCGCGGCGACCGAGGCATCACCTATGCCGAAACGCCGCCGGAAAATGCCGCCATCACCGAAGGCAAGTGGTGGGACAGGGGATATACCGGCGAACCGCTGGTGTCGTTCTCGCAGGAGGAAGGCAAGGCGCTGGGCTTGAAGCTCGGAGACAGCGTCACCGTCAATGTGCTCGGGCGCAACATGACGGCCAAGATCGCCAACTTCCGCAAGGTGGAATGGCAATCGCTGTCGATCAATTTCGTCATGATCTTCACCCCGAACACCTTCAAGGGCGCGCCACACGCCTGGCTGGCGACGCTGACAGACCCGTCCGCGACGGCCGAGCAGGAGGCGACGATCCTGCGAACCGTGACCAATGCCTATCCGACTATCACCAGCGTCCGCGTCAAGGATGCGCTCGACATGATCAACTCCCTCGTGGCCCAGCTGGCGACAGCCATCCGTGCCGCCGCCTCGATCGCGCTGATCGCCTCGGTGCTGGTGCTGGCCGGTGCGCTTGCCGCCGGCAACAGGGCCCGCACCCACGATGCCGTGGTGCTGAAGACGCTGGGGGCGACCCGCGCCATGCTGATCCGCGCCTTCACCTACGAATACCTCATCCTCGGCGTGGCAACGGCGATCTTTGCGCTCGCTGCCGGCTCGGTCGCGGCGTGGTACATCGTCAGCCGGATCATGCATTTGCCGTCAAGCTTCCTGCCGGACGTCGCCTTTTCGACAATTGTCATCGCTCTGGTGCTGACGGTCGGCATCGGCCTCATCGGCACGTGGCGCATTCTAGGCCAGAAAGCAGCACCCGTGCTGCGCGAACTCTAGGGTCCGCCATTAACCCAGGCGGCCAAAAGCCCCGAGGTTACATCGATTTAACCCGATTGCAGATCGTTGGCTCTTGTACGCGCGCCTCGAAAGCCTCATATTCTCGTCAGGCATGCTGGAGCTCCGCAGCGGCGCCCGGGACTGAAGTGCCCGACACCGTCATCCACTCGGAGCTTGAAAGAGGAAAACATGGCTGACTTTCGTAATTTCCCCAACCGGGCAACCGGCGCGCAATCGGGCGCAGTGATCGACGAGGGCCTTCGCAGCTACATGCTGAAGGTCTATAACCTGATGGCACTGGGTCTGGTGCTGACGGGCGTCGCCGCCTACGCCCTGATCGCACTCACCACGACCACTGATCCGACACAGGCAGCGGCCAATTTCCACGGCGTCATGCTGACCAGCGCCGGCGTTGCCGTCTACGGCTCGCCGCTGAAGTGGGTCATCATGCTGGCGCCCCTGGCTGCCGTGTTCTTCCTGAGCTTCCGCATCAACAACATGAGCGTGTCCGCTGCTCGGACGACATTCATGGTCTATGCGGGCCTGGTCGGATTGTCGCTGTCGTCGATCTTCCTGGTCTATACGACTGGTAGCGTCGTCCAGACGTTCTTCATCACGGCTGCCGCCTTCGGTGCGCTTTCGCTCTACGGCTACACGACTAAGCGCAGCCTGTCGGCGATGGGTTCGTTCCTGATGATGGGCCTGTTCGGCATCATCATCGCCTCGGTCGTCAACATCTTCATGCAGTCCTCGGCCCTGCAGTTTGCCATCTCGGCAATCGGCGTCCTGGTCTTCGCCGGCCTCACGGCCTACGATACCCAGCGGATCAAGGAACTGTACTTCGAAGCAGACGACGACGTCGTTGCCGGCCGCAAGGCCATCATGGGCGCCCTGACCCTGTACCTCGACTTCATCAACCTGTTCATGTTCCTGCTGCAGTTCATGGGCAACCGGAAGTAAGGCTCAGGCGCCAGGCTCCGAGAAGTCTTTTGAGACGAGAAATCGACCATACGGGGGCATCGCTGCCCCCGTTTCTGTATTGTTTTTCAGTTCGATGACCGCTGAGATAGATCTTGCCAGCGGTCGTCACGCGGTGATGGTCATCACCAGCCAGTCTCGATCGGTGATCTCTGCCAGCATTGCCTGCGCATCGGCAAGGGCATGGCTCTCCTTTAAAAGTGACCACGCAGCCAGGGTCTGGTCGTCGGCGTGTGGCGGGATGCCTCTAGCCAAGTGATCGAGGCGTTTCTTCAGCGCCTGTCCGATGCGTCCCGGCGTCCAGCCACCGGTGTCGCGGTAGCCGCCTTGATCGAGCTTCACGGCCGGCGCAGCGTAGCTTTCCAGCATCGCTTCAACCGGATTTCCCCTGAGAAGGAAGCTGATGTCCTCCGACGACCAACCCAGCAGGGGCAGCTGCGTCTCCAGCAGGTGATGGTTGGCATCGTTGCTGGCGCTAAGGCCGGGAATGGGAACGAAGGCACCGGCCAGTGTAGCTAGGGCAGCGAGCCCCGGGCTTATGAACTGTGGCTGCATCCACGACGAAACAACTCCCTCTTGATGGAGGCGGAACGCCGATCGCAGATCTTCGCGCTCTGCCAGCGAGCCATACGCGCCCAGCGCCAAGGTCGAAAGCTCTCGGTAGTCGCGCCGGCTCCACGCGGCCAGCAAAGTTGAAACCTTCTGGTCGAATTCGGCCGTAGCCGGGCAACGAAAGGCGTGATGAAGGATTGCCATGCGGGACTCCCATTGGGAAGCCGCCAGGCAAGGTTGCCCAGCGGCGAAACACTTTTACCGGAAGAACTCAAATCTACCGGGAAACCTTCAGCGCACGCAATTTTGCTGCGAGCCGTTGATGACCGTTACGCCGAAATTATTGGCATTGAAGGCGAGATTATGAAAGCCCAAGGCCGCGACCCTGGAGGCTGTATTATTTGAGGGAGGAGGCTGTGGCACCATGTTTACCATTTCGCCCTTGCCGATGTTCCAATGGCCTGGCGGCACATTGTCGAAAACAATTCTCCATGGAAAAGGCAGAGGATTGTTCGGACCGCCGATGGCAACGCTCACATCGCCGACGATATCCTGGGCATTTTGCAGCGGGTGAGCAACGGTATTGGCAAGATGGACTTTAACAAAGCATTCATATCGGGGCAAAAGTTGCTGCGCCTCCACGTCGCTAGCGGCGTAAAAAAACGACAGGTTCGGGTTGACGCCGCTGACACCGAAGCTCGCCAGGCTCCAGTCCACGGTGCCATTCGCGGCGGCATGTACCGTATGATAGACGTCATAGGCCTGGGCATGGTTCGCGAGACCGATGGTGGTGAAAGAGGCAAGCATCGCTGCCAACAGGCTGTGACGCAGTTTGTCGATTTTCATTGGACTTTCCTTTTCACAATAAGGGAGTGGTCGCTCGTCGCACCATGCGCAGAGCGTTGCCGGAAATGCAGAAGCGGTGACGGGTCACCGCAATGTTTGGGGGGCTAGGCAGAGCGTGCTTGGGACGCTCCGAAGTCTGTCAAAGAAGGCCGTTGCCATCTCAGGATCTGCGGCAGGTTGCCCGCAGAGGTCCAGCACGGCAGCAACAGGGCCGCCGTGCCGAAGATCAGGCTGTGGTGATCAGGTTGTTCAGGCCGAGCGTGGCCGTCCGCGATGTCAGCGCGCCGCCGTACGTCACCTCGACCGCCGAGCTGATGTCCTCGATGTCCATGACGTCGCCCGTCGTGTAGTTGCCGAAGATCACCCAGTAGTTTGGATGCGGCGTGAAGACGGCCGTCATGTTCGGAGCCGCCTGGACGGCGTGGGTCCCGGATCCCGCCATGCCGATGCCGACTGACGTGTAGTTGGGCTGGACGTTGGACAGCTGCTGGATCGTCAGGGAGCCGATTGCACCCGTACCGGCGGGATTGGCAAAGGTGGTGGCCCCGAAACCGTCTTGCGTCAGCTGCACGACGTTCTGCCCGTTCGGATCTGCTGCGACATTCTGTGTTGCGGCAAAGTTGATGCCCGGCTGCAGCAGGCCAGTCTCCGACCAGACGAAGCTGTAGTCGAGACCCCAGGTAAAGGTGACTTTGCTGGACACGGCCGTTGGCCGGGCGAACCAGGCCAGCGAAAAGATGTTACCGGGAATGGTCATCGGTGGTGGCTTCTGGAAGACCGCAAAGCTGCCGGACATCTGCGAGTTATTGATGCATGTCAGAGAGTAAGTCGTCATTGTCGTCGCCTTTCGTTTCGGGAAGATCCCCTGTGATCAAGAGGCCGGCACCGCCCAGGGGAGGATGCGGTGCCGGCCCGCCTCGCCGCTCAAGTCGTGCGGAGCATGGAGACGGCGAGGATGCCCGGCTCGGTGGCGGAAGCCGGGCAATCGGAAATTGCAGCTAGCCGAGCTGGACGATCTCGTCGGTCACTCCGACAGAGATCTCTGCGGTTGCGAGCAGGCCGCTGCTCGATGTCCCCGGCTGGAACGTCACCTGCCTCGGCTGGCTGACATCGGAGACAGGCGGTGGCGGCAGCTGAAAGGCAGTACCGAACGACACCGTTGCAACGAGAGACATGTCAGGCGTCAGGGTGAGTACTGCTTGGCCCATCGCTGGCCGAACCAGAATCGATCCTGGACCCACCACCAGGCCGAGCTTTGTGCCAGGCGGGACCTGGGCGGTGAACGACACCTGAATGCTGTCTGCTGGGCCGCCGGCTGCGGGGGTGATCGTGAAAGCGCCGGCCGCCCAGTCGACGACCACGGTGTCGCCCAGCGCAACTGCGGTGCTAGGCTCGGTGACGCGGCTAGCTCCGGCCGTGACGGCAAACAACGACAGCGCACCGTTACCGCCTTGCCATGTCATCGTTGTGGATTGCCCTTTGCTCGTCGCATCGGAGACCAGAGCGACAAGGGTCTGGGCTTTGGCGTCCAGATTTGTCAGTATCGGTGGATAGACGTTGAAATAATTCTGCCCCGGAAGGCTGGAGTCGTTGGTGGCCTTCAGCTCGAAGGTGGTGCCGGCGCCCGCTTGTGCATCGATCGACATTGTATCGTTTCCTGTCGCTATTCGTTTGAGAACAATTGAATTGCTTCGGCTTTCTCTTTTGTTGCTGTGGATACTAGCGATCCTCTCCTGGTTGTCCTTGGATGCCCGTCCCGCAAACTTGGACAGGCGTCCCAAATCACGGACCGCGTCAGCCCGTGCCGAGCATGAGAAGCCAATCGGAGAAGGAGGGGACGGGACCCGGCG carries:
- a CDS encoding Bax inhibitor-1/YccA family protein; translation: MADFRNFPNRATGAQSGAVIDEGLRSYMLKVYNLMALGLVLTGVAAYALIALTTTTDPTQAAANFHGVMLTSAGVAVYGSPLKWVIMLAPLAAVFFLSFRINNMSVSAARTTFMVYAGLVGLSLSSIFLVYTTGSVVQTFFITAAAFGALSLYGYTTKRSLSAMGSFLMMGLFGIIIASVVNIFMQSSALQFAISAIGVLVFAGLTAYDTQRIKELYFEADDDVVAGRKAIMGALTLYLDFINLFMFLLQFMGNRK